Proteins from a single region of Streptomyces vinaceus:
- the ybeY gene encoding rRNA maturation RNase YbeY has product MSIDVNNESGTEVDERAILDIARYALTRMRIHPLSELSVIVVDEDAMEQLHIQWMDLPGPTDVMSFPMDELRPPAKDDEEPPQGLLGDIVLCPEVAKKQGEEAPTQHSMDEELQLLTVHGVLHLLGYDHEEPDEKAEMFGLQAAIVDGWRGERGMTGPSPAPTVS; this is encoded by the coding sequence ATGTCGATCGACGTCAACAACGAGTCCGGAACCGAGGTCGACGAGCGGGCGATCCTCGACATCGCCCGCTACGCGCTCACCCGGATGCGGATCCACCCGCTGTCCGAGCTCTCCGTCATCGTCGTCGACGAGGACGCCATGGAGCAGCTCCACATCCAGTGGATGGACCTGCCCGGTCCCACCGACGTCATGTCCTTCCCGATGGACGAGCTCCGTCCGCCGGCGAAGGACGACGAGGAGCCCCCGCAGGGGCTCCTCGGCGACATCGTGCTCTGCCCCGAGGTCGCCAAGAAGCAGGGCGAGGAAGCCCCGACGCAGCACTCCATGGACGAGGAGCTCCAGCTCCTGACCGTCCACGGGGTGCTGCACCTGCTCGGGTACGACCACGAGGAGCCGGACGAGAAGGCCGAGATGTTCGGCCTCCAGGCGGCCATCGTCGACGGCTGGCGCGGTGAGCGCGGCATGACCGGTCCGTCCCCGGCCCCGACCGTCTCGTGA
- a CDS encoding MmcQ/YjbR family DNA-binding protein: MTPAELRAFCLGFNAAVEEFPFTPETSVFKVLGKVFALSALDADPLKVNLKCEPELAVRLREEHEAIVPGWHMNKRHWNTVTVGALPDALVRELVEDSYDLVVAGLPRAERLRLDRP; this comes from the coding sequence ATGACGCCCGCGGAGCTGCGTGCGTTCTGCCTGGGGTTCAACGCGGCGGTGGAGGAGTTCCCCTTCACGCCCGAGACCTCGGTGTTCAAGGTGCTGGGGAAGGTGTTCGCGCTGAGCGCGCTGGACGCCGACCCGCTCAAGGTCAACCTCAAGTGCGAGCCGGAACTGGCGGTGCGGTTGCGCGAGGAGCACGAGGCGATCGTGCCGGGCTGGCACATGAACAAGCGGCACTGGAACACGGTGACGGTCGGCGCCCTGCCGGACGCGCTGGTGCGCGAGCTGGTCGAGGACTCGTACGACCTGGTGGTCGCGGGGCTGCCGAGGGCGGAGCGGCTGCGGCTCGACCGGCCGTGA
- a CDS encoding MFS transporter has protein sequence MTQTAPDAAPAPAAAAPNPPGRIHRAWFVAAVAFVTIIGAAAFASLPGLLIDPLHEEFDWSRGTIGFAVSVNLALYGLTAPFAAALMDRFGIRKVVALALLVISGGTAATVWMTASWQLVLFWGVLVGLGSGSMALAFAATVTNRWFTARRGLVTGILTAAGASGQLIFLPLLSWLVVHHGWRPAAVTVSLAALAVVPFVWLLLRDHPADVGLAPYGGGYAEKPAPALGAARRTVTVLFKAARTGPFWLLAGTFAICGASTNGLVKTHFVPAAHDHGMPVTAAAGLLAVIGVFDVIGTIASGWFTDRFEARRLLAVYYALRGVSLLFLPMLLAPSVHPPMVFFIIFYGLDWVATVPPTIALCREHYGQDSAIVFGWVLASHQVGAALVAFLGGLARDAFGSYDLVWYASGALCAMAALMAMVIRRRPVALTA, from the coding sequence GTGACGCAGACAGCTCCCGACGCAGCCCCCGCTCCCGCGGCCGCCGCCCCGAACCCCCCGGGGCGCATCCACCGCGCCTGGTTCGTGGCCGCCGTCGCCTTCGTGACGATCATCGGCGCCGCCGCCTTCGCCTCCCTGCCCGGACTGCTCATCGATCCGCTGCACGAGGAGTTCGACTGGTCGCGCGGCACGATCGGCTTCGCCGTATCGGTGAACCTCGCGCTCTACGGGCTCACCGCCCCCTTCGCCGCCGCGCTGATGGACCGCTTCGGCATCCGCAAGGTGGTGGCCCTGGCCCTGCTGGTCATATCCGGCGGCACGGCGGCCACCGTGTGGATGACGGCGTCCTGGCAGCTCGTGCTGTTCTGGGGCGTACTGGTGGGCCTGGGCAGCGGCTCCATGGCGCTGGCCTTCGCGGCGACGGTGACCAACCGCTGGTTCACCGCCCGGCGCGGGCTCGTCACCGGCATCCTGACCGCGGCCGGGGCCTCCGGGCAGCTGATCTTCCTGCCGCTGCTGTCCTGGCTGGTGGTGCACCACGGCTGGCGTCCGGCGGCCGTGACGGTCTCGCTGGCGGCGCTCGCGGTCGTCCCGTTCGTCTGGCTGCTGCTGCGCGACCACCCGGCCGACGTGGGGCTCGCGCCGTACGGGGGCGGTTACGCCGAGAAGCCCGCGCCGGCCCTGGGAGCGGCGCGCCGGACGGTGACGGTCCTGTTCAAGGCGGCCCGTACCGGCCCCTTCTGGCTGCTGGCGGGCACCTTCGCGATCTGCGGTGCCTCGACCAACGGGCTGGTCAAGACCCATTTCGTGCCGGCGGCGCACGACCACGGCATGCCGGTGACGGCGGCCGCGGGGCTGCTCGCGGTGATCGGCGTGTTCGACGTGATCGGCACCATCGCCTCCGGCTGGTTCACGGACCGCTTCGAGGCGCGCCGCCTGCTGGCGGTGTACTACGCGCTGCGCGGGGTCTCGCTGCTGTTCCTGCCGATGCTGCTGGCGCCTTCCGTGCACCCGCCGATGGTCTTCTTCATCATCTTCTACGGGCTGGACTGGGTCGCGACCGTCCCGCCGACCATCGCGCTCTGCCGTGAGCACTACGGGCAGGACAGCGCCATCGTCTTCGGCTGGGTCCTGGCCTCGCACCAGGTGGGCGCGGCGCTGGTGGCCTTCCTGGGCGGCCTGGCCCGCGACGCCTTCGGCAGCTACGACCTGGTCTGGTACGCGTCGGGCGCGCTGTGCGCGATGGCGGCGCTGATGGCGATGGTGATCCGCCGCCGCCCCGTCGCCCTCACGGCGTGA
- a CDS encoding cytidine deaminase, translating to MTDSTGINPEDSKIITLARSARARNGVPEGAAVRDETGRTYVAGTVELDSLKLSALQTAVAMAVASGAESLEAAAVVSSAQAVADADRAAVSDLGGPDTPVLLAGPDGILKSTTPAGA from the coding sequence ATGACCGACAGCACCGGGATCAACCCCGAGGACAGCAAGATCATCACGCTCGCGCGCAGCGCCCGGGCCCGCAACGGAGTGCCCGAGGGCGCGGCGGTGCGGGACGAGACCGGCCGTACGTACGTCGCCGGGACGGTGGAGCTGGACTCCCTGAAGCTGAGCGCGCTGCAGACGGCGGTCGCGATGGCGGTGGCGAGCGGGGCCGAGTCCCTGGAGGCCGCGGCCGTGGTCAGTTCGGCGCAGGCGGTGGCCGACGCCGACCGCGCGGCGGTCAGCGACCTCGGCGGCCCGGACACGCCCGTCCTGCTGGCCGGCCCGGACGGCATCCTCAAGTCCACGACCCCGGCGGGCGCCTGA
- a CDS encoding hemolysin family protein — MTAPQLITGAVLLVVVAWFAACAESGIARISSFRAEQAVREGRRGSAKLAQVAADPTRYLNVALLVRVTCEMAAGVLVTYVCLDEFGDNWKALLIAIAVMVLVSFVAVGVSPRTIGRQHPLNTATAASYVLVPLARVMGPVPQLLILIGNALTPGKGFRKGPFASEAELRAMVDLAEKESLIEDEERRMVHQVFELGDTLVREVMVPRTDLVCIERYKTIRQATTLALRSGFSRIPVTGENEDDIVGIVYLKDLVRKTHISREAEADLVTTAMRPAVFVPDTKNAGDLLREMQQVRNHVAVVIDEYGGTAGIVTIEDILEEIVGEITDEYDRELAPVEELGEDRYRVTARLDITDLGELFKVEDYDDEDVETVGGLLAKALGRVPIAGASAVVELPDGRPLRLTAESPAGRRNKIVTVLVEPLAQVAGEEGEDV, encoded by the coding sequence GTGACCGCCCCGCAGCTGATCACCGGCGCGGTCCTGCTGGTGGTGGTGGCCTGGTTCGCGGCGTGCGCCGAGTCCGGGATCGCCCGGATCTCCAGCTTCCGCGCCGAGCAGGCCGTACGGGAAGGCCGGCGCGGCAGCGCGAAGCTGGCGCAGGTCGCCGCCGACCCGACCCGTTACCTCAACGTGGCGCTGCTCGTGCGGGTCACCTGCGAGATGGCGGCCGGCGTGCTCGTCACGTACGTCTGCCTCGACGAGTTCGGCGACAACTGGAAGGCCCTGCTCATCGCGATCGCCGTGATGGTGCTGGTGTCCTTCGTGGCCGTCGGGGTCTCCCCGCGCACCATCGGCCGCCAGCACCCCCTCAACACGGCGACGGCGGCCTCGTACGTCCTGGTCCCGCTCGCCCGCGTCATGGGACCGGTCCCGCAGCTGCTGATCCTGATCGGCAACGCGCTCACGCCCGGAAAGGGCTTCCGCAAGGGGCCGTTCGCCTCCGAGGCCGAGCTGCGCGCGATGGTCGACCTGGCGGAGAAGGAGTCGCTGATCGAGGACGAGGAGCGCCGGATGGTGCACCAGGTCTTCGAGCTCGGCGACACGCTGGTGCGCGAGGTGATGGTGCCGCGCACCGACCTGGTCTGCATCGAGCGGTACAAGACGATCCGTCAGGCGACCACGCTGGCGCTGCGGTCGGGCTTCTCGCGCATCCCGGTCACCGGGGAGAACGAGGACGACATCGTCGGCATCGTGTACCTGAAGGACCTGGTCCGCAAGACGCACATCAGCCGGGAGGCGGAGGCCGACCTGGTCACGACCGCGATGCGGCCGGCGGTGTTCGTACCGGACACCAAGAACGCGGGCGACCTGCTGCGCGAGATGCAGCAGGTGCGCAACCACGTGGCCGTGGTCATCGACGAGTACGGCGGCACGGCGGGCATCGTCACCATCGAGGACATCCTGGAAGAGATCGTCGGGGAGATCACCGACGAGTACGACCGCGAGCTCGCGCCCGTGGAGGAGCTGGGCGAGGACCGCTACCGGGTGACCGCGCGGCTCGACATCACCGATCTCGGCGAGCTGTTCAAGGTCGAGGACTACGACGACGAGGACGTGGAGACGGTCGGCGGCCTGCTGGCCAAGGCGCTGGGCCGGGTGCCGATCGCGGGCGCCTCGGCGGTCGTGGAGCTGCCGGACGGGCGGCCGCTGCGGCTGACGGCCGAGTCCCCGGCCGGGCGCCGGAACAAGATCGTGACGGTGCTGGTGGAGCCGCTGGCCCAGGTGGCGGGCGAGGAGGGGGAGGACGTATGA